In the genome of Cryptomeria japonica chromosome 8, Sugi_1.0, whole genome shotgun sequence, one region contains:
- the LOC131055436 gene encoding heavy metal-associated isoprenylated plant protein 39: protein MSKKIVLKVNIDCEKCKRKVMKTVAGMEGVDSVQVDSKDGKITVIGDADPVSIINKLRKFGRSDLLSVGPAKEPEKKPAEKKDEKKDDKKDDKKDEKKKDEKKDEKKDDKKKDEKPNPVPNITYVYLPGHSEPYRGYSTYFSEENPNSCCIS, encoded by the exons ATGTCTAAG AAAATTGTGTTGAAAGTGAACATAGACTGTGAGAAATGCAAGAGGAAGGTCATGAAGACTGTTGCAGGAATGGAAG GCGTTGACTCTGTTCAAGTGGATTCCAAGGATGGAAAAATCACAGTCATAGGAGATGCAGATCCAGTTTCCATCATCAACAAGCtcaggaaatttgggagatcagaTCTACTGAGTGTTGGGCCTGCAAAAGAACCAGAGAAAAAACCGGCAGAGAAGAAGGATGAAAAGAAGGATGACAAGAAAGATGACAagaaggatgagaagaaaaaggatgagaagaaggatgaaaagAAGGATGATAAGAAAAAGGATGAGAAGCCAAATCCAGTGCCAAATATAACATATGTTTATCTTCCTGGACACTCTGAGCCTTATCGTGGGTATAGTACTTATTTCAGTGAAGAGAATCCCAATTCCTGCTGCATTTCTTGA